A genome region from Blautia coccoides includes the following:
- a CDS encoding GNAT family N-acetyltransferase: protein MEFNIRKADFSDIPAIMQVMADAQKAMEHPEWFCSDCEEYMKKHIDAYGFTIIAEALPKSSPAGFFLIKFPGLTEENLGYLLDYSEDELLKTVHMDMAVVHPAYQGNRLQARMLQKAEEVLSDSPVLRNRLLATVHPDNRYSLNNMLNNGYKIVKTTSLYGGLPRHVLQKIL from the coding sequence ATGGAATTTAACATCAGAAAAGCAGACTTCAGTGACATTCCTGCCATTATGCAGGTCATGGCAGACGCACAGAAAGCTATGGAACACCCGGAATGGTTCTGTTCTGACTGTGAGGAATACATGAAAAAACACATTGACGCGTACGGCTTTACTATTATAGCAGAAGCCCTCCCAAAGTCCTCCCCGGCAGGTTTTTTCCTTATAAAATTCCCGGGTCTTACAGAGGAAAACCTTGGGTACTTACTCGACTATTCAGAGGATGAACTGCTGAAGACCGTTCACATGGACATGGCTGTCGTACATCCCGCTTACCAGGGAAACCGGCTCCAGGCCCGTATGCTCCAAAAGGCAGAGGAGGTGCTTTCCGATTCCCCTGTTTTGAGGAACCGGCTTCTGGCCACCGTGCATCCTGACAACCGCTACAGTCTGAACAATATGCTGAACAACGGCTATAAGATCGTAAAAACCACCAGCCTTTACGGCGGCCTGCCAAGGCATGTGCTTCAGAAAATATTATAA
- a CDS encoding ABC transporter permease: MVILVRKMLRDIRKNKVQFAAVFLMMFFGCFLYSGITGEWGGLKKHFEDYIRSQNLADVWAYDTAFTKEELEKLEQDTRVTEAEGRMAVPMGIQGQEDASLDCIFAKDNRISKLYIREGIPFDSSKKGIWLDASFAEENNLKVGDRLTLTYQGLEITGEIVGLADSPEYIYGVRDGSMMPEHRLYGFAWISPRLLPSEELYSVNQAAVKTKEKQSTKLLREILENPDLTVLEAKKHPTVSMVQDEIKQHKTIGSAFSSAFLMIAVMIVMTTMHRMLRNQRTQIGILKAFGFSRLKLLIHYLSHSGTICFCGALAGCVLGCRVMPGIIYPFMKEIYVLPEWGGYLPPVYLLLPVICVLFCITVSLVICRKYLKGNASECLYREESGRRTVSLPEICRHLPFSSRWNLRDVERNRLRSFMTLCGILGCTALLFCAFALFDTFQNLSEWTFTKQQGYECKITNLPDTEGQRVLLSRTEGEYLMETSAVIKDGKKEKEVSLTVPESTKYIKLAGSLDDFVGIGDGIALSKKTADSMGLKTGDTVTWKQAGEKGWRDSKVEAVIRTPLSQGITIMKSSFEKEQGVFVPTGIIGKEPARGFAGYEKECSITHQSDLTKGIDAMMEGMIMMIVLLVLGAVILGGVMLYNLGVLSYLERGREFATMKVLGFADMKIRSVMVEQNVWLSAAGILLGLPAGYGLLIYMLSTIPESMDVPIFIKGMSWIFSAAGPLALSWLISLAVSRKIPHINMVEALKAKE; this comes from the coding sequence ATGGTGATACTTGTTAGAAAGATGCTGCGAGATATCAGAAAAAATAAAGTGCAGTTTGCCGCTGTCTTTCTCATGATGTTCTTCGGATGTTTTCTGTATTCGGGTATTACGGGAGAGTGGGGCGGACTTAAAAAGCATTTTGAGGACTATATCCGGTCGCAGAATCTGGCGGATGTCTGGGCATATGATACAGCTTTTACAAAAGAAGAACTGGAGAAGCTGGAACAGGATACCAGAGTGACAGAAGCGGAGGGAAGAATGGCAGTTCCCATGGGAATACAGGGACAAGAAGACGCCTCTCTCGACTGTATTTTTGCAAAAGACAACAGAATATCAAAGCTGTATATAAGAGAGGGGATACCCTTTGACAGTAGTAAAAAAGGTATTTGGCTGGACGCGTCATTTGCGGAAGAAAATAATCTAAAGGTCGGAGACAGACTGACTCTTACCTATCAAGGTTTGGAGATCACAGGAGAGATAGTAGGTCTGGCAGACAGTCCGGAATACATCTATGGAGTCCGGGACGGCAGCATGATGCCTGAGCACAGACTTTACGGATTTGCATGGATAAGTCCCCGGCTTCTGCCGTCTGAGGAACTTTATTCTGTAAATCAGGCTGCTGTTAAAACAAAAGAAAAACAGAGCACAAAACTGCTGCGGGAAATACTTGAAAATCCGGATCTGACAGTGCTGGAGGCGAAAAAACATCCCACAGTTTCCATGGTACAGGACGAGATCAAACAGCATAAAACCATTGGTTCTGCATTTTCCTCCGCGTTTTTAATGATCGCAGTGATGATCGTCATGACCACAATGCACAGGATGCTGAGGAATCAGAGAACACAGATTGGAATCCTAAAGGCATTTGGCTTTAGCAGACTAAAACTGTTGATCCATTACCTGTCCCACAGCGGTACCATATGCTTCTGTGGTGCCCTTGCAGGCTGTGTTCTGGGCTGCAGAGTGATGCCGGGAATCATCTATCCGTTTATGAAAGAAATATATGTGCTGCCGGAATGGGGCGGATATCTTCCGCCGGTTTATCTGCTGCTGCCGGTTATCTGTGTCCTTTTTTGTATTACAGTCAGTCTGGTTATATGCAGAAAATATCTGAAAGGAAATGCATCCGAATGTCTTTACAGGGAGGAAAGCGGAAGAAGGACTGTCTCTCTGCCTGAAATATGCAGACACCTTCCCTTTTCCAGCCGCTGGAATCTTCGTGATGTGGAGAGAAACCGGCTGCGCAGCTTTATGACCCTGTGCGGTATTTTGGGATGTACAGCGCTGCTGTTCTGCGCTTTTGCGCTGTTTGATACCTTTCAGAACCTGTCTGAATGGACTTTCACAAAACAGCAGGGCTATGAGTGTAAAATTACAAATCTGCCGGATACAGAAGGGCAAAGAGTATTGCTTTCGCGTACGGAGGGGGAGTATTTGATGGAGACATCCGCGGTTATAAAGGATGGCAAAAAAGAAAAGGAGGTCAGCCTTACGGTCCCGGAGAGTACAAAATATATAAAACTGGCGGGCAGCCTGGATGATTTTGTGGGGATTGGTGACGGCATAGCTCTTTCAAAGAAAACCGCTGACAGTATGGGCCTGAAAACAGGGGATACAGTGACCTGGAAACAGGCCGGGGAAAAGGGATGGAGGGACTCGAAAGTGGAGGCAGTCATCCGCACCCCTCTCAGCCAGGGAATCACGATCATGAAAAGTTCTTTTGAAAAAGAACAGGGCGTCTTTGTGCCCACCGGGATCATCGGAAAGGAACCGGCCCGGGGATTCGCAGGTTATGAAAAAGAGTGCAGTATTACCCATCAAAGTGATCTGACAAAGGGGATAGACGCCATGATGGAAGGGATGATCATGATGATCGTCCTGCTGGTATTGGGTGCCGTGATCCTGGGAGGCGTCATGCTGTATAACCTGGGCGTGCTGTCTTATCTGGAGCGCGGCCGGGAGTTCGCCACTATGAAGGTTCTGGGATTTGCCGATATGAAAATACGCAGTGTCATGGTGGAACAGAACGTGTGGCTTTCCGCTGCAGGTATCCTGCTTGGACTTCCCGCCGGATATGGACTCCTGATATATATGCTGTCAACCATACCAGAGTCTATGGATGTGCCCATATTTATAAAAGGAATGTCCTGGATTTTCAGCGCAGCCGGGCCTTTGGCACTCTCCTGGTTGATCAGTCTGGCAGTATCGCGGAAGATTCCGCATATAAATATGGTGGAGGCGTTAAAGGCAAAAGAATAG
- a CDS encoding PHP domain-containing protein, with the protein MKLEMHAHTSESSPCAQISAREVVKAYSRTDYDGIVITDHFDNDLLKDFGSTDRQRIERYLLGYDKAYDTGMECGFTVILGIEIRLEPYAEDFLIYGIDRDFLFAHPNLCFLSQKELYALCHENGAVLYQAHPFRPPCRPQNPEYLDGVEFNQRHNGENRNELLEKWICDYPDLRRISGSDFHTMDNLGFGGIILEQKVKDSVELAEFLKYHTPRLLIEGKEKA; encoded by the coding sequence ATGAAACTGGAAATGCACGCTCACACATCTGAAAGCAGTCCATGTGCACAGATTTCTGCGAGGGAAGTGGTAAAGGCGTACAGCCGTACCGATTATGACGGTATTGTGATAACGGATCATTTTGACAATGACCTTTTAAAGGATTTTGGTAGTACGGACCGCCAGCGCATAGAAAGATATCTTTTAGGGTACGACAAAGCGTATGATACCGGTATGGAATGTGGTTTTACTGTAATACTGGGAATCGAAATACGCCTGGAACCTTATGCAGAAGATTTTCTTATCTATGGGATAGACCGGGATTTTCTGTTTGCACATCCCAATCTGTGTTTTCTGTCCCAAAAGGAGCTGTATGCATTATGCCATGAAAATGGGGCGGTCCTGTATCAGGCACATCCGTTCCGACCGCCATGCAGACCGCAAAATCCTGAATATCTGGATGGAGTGGAGTTTAACCAGCGGCATAATGGTGAGAACCGGAATGAACTTCTGGAAAAGTGGATCTGTGACTATCCTGATTTGAGACGGATATCCGGCAGCGATTTCCACACTATGGATAACTTGGGCTTCGGCGGTATTATATTGGAGCAAAAGGTTAAAGATTCTGTGGAATTGGCAGAATTTCTGAAATATCATACGCCGCGTTTGCTCATAGAAGGGAAAGAAAAGGCATAG
- a CDS encoding ABC transporter ATP-binding protein translates to MKIVELKHVSRYYKAGQQKNYALKKVSFDIEEGEFVVILGASGAGKSTMLNLLGGIDRADEGEILVAGEDIAKLSEKELSKYRAKRVGFVFQFYNLIPTLTVKENVELMRELKKDALEAGEALRKIGLSGHEKKFPEQLSGGEQQRVSIARAIAKNPDILLCDEPTGALDSETGCMVLSELQKLCRSEGKTVLVVTHNANIARAADRVIHIRSGEIKSIECCDDPCSVEEVEW, encoded by the coding sequence ATGAAAATAGTAGAGCTGAAGCATGTGAGCAGATATTATAAGGCAGGACAGCAAAAGAATTATGCACTGAAAAAAGTTTCTTTTGACATTGAGGAGGGAGAATTTGTAGTCATACTGGGCGCCAGCGGCGCGGGAAAATCCACCATGCTCAACCTGCTTGGGGGGATTGACCGGGCAGATGAGGGGGAGATACTGGTTGCCGGGGAGGATATCGCAAAGCTGTCTGAAAAAGAACTTTCAAAATACCGGGCTAAGAGGGTTGGATTTGTCTTTCAGTTTTATAATTTGATCCCAACCCTGACAGTAAAGGAAAATGTGGAGCTTATGCGTGAACTGAAAAAAGATGCGCTTGAAGCCGGTGAGGCACTTCGGAAAATTGGACTTAGCGGGCATGAAAAAAAGTTTCCGGAACAGCTTTCCGGAGGAGAGCAGCAGAGGGTATCTATCGCAAGAGCTATCGCAAAAAACCCGGATATCCTTCTCTGCGACGAACCCACCGGGGCACTGGATTCAGAGACTGGCTGCATGGTTCTTTCAGAGCTGCAGAAATTGTGCAGGTCAGAGGGGAAAACTGTGCTTGTGGTCACTCATAATGCAAATATTGCAAGGGCGGCTGACAGAGTGATACATATCAGGAGCGGAGAGATAAAAAGCATAGAATGCTGCGATGATCCGTGTAGTGTGGAAGAGGTGGAATGGTGA
- a CDS encoding DUF6323 family protein, with amino-acid sequence MEKQIFELLTKNRQRDELAMLDAYNQKTEMFGLALTKEEAKALIVSRDESLKKYGRVEFGKGILDKLVYSFCDSQYISRENYLAVLTRLQDIFYHFKNESQDKLTDDELLTFMRQQYESVCYGDLDYLENTCLERFSKAVRGGYRGFTKSGGADEYEEFSEETRWDAELYQSVLKELFWE; translated from the coding sequence ATGGAAAAACAGATTTTTGAACTGTTGACTAAGAATCGGCAGAGGGATGAACTGGCAATGCTGGACGCGTACAATCAAAAGACGGAAATGTTCGGATTGGCACTCACTAAGGAGGAAGCAAAAGCGTTGATCGTGAGCCGGGATGAAAGCCTGAAAAAGTACGGAAGGGTAGAATTTGGCAAAGGGATTCTGGATAAACTTGTCTATAGCTTCTGTGATTCCCAGTATATCAGCAGGGAGAACTATCTGGCAGTCCTGACCAGACTGCAGGATATCTTTTATCATTTTAAAAATGAATCCCAGGATAAGCTGACAGATGATGAGCTGCTGACATTTATGAGGCAGCAGTATGAATCCGTGTGTTACGGAGATTTGGATTATCTGGAAAATACATGTCTGGAACGTTTTTCAAAGGCTGTCAGGGGAGGGTATCGCGGATTCACAAAGAGCGGGGGCGCAGATGAGTATGAAGAATTCAGTGAGGAGACACGGTGGGACGCAGAGCTTTATCAGTCTGTTCTGAAAGAGTTGTTCTGGGAGTAG
- a CDS encoding GNAT family N-acetyltransferase codes for MYKKYRENADTAVGYSVNPDAGRLKNMMSHGFKKGIALRKAEASDIETAAYIHATAWQQSYRGIFDEVYLLSQSVEVRKKEFLGRMHEDDSFDYLVFKGETPIGILLLSTISESCIEIESLYMIESFRNSGAGTAAVDFAVNKARELEKREISLWTLACNKKARQFYMRNAFNETDEKRTIYRGGSFSQIKYSRTIYPQADEEKNGKGKWKVYE; via the coding sequence ATGTATAAAAAGTATCGTGAAAATGCAGACACTGCTGTCGGTTATTCTGTGAATCCGGATGCAGGGAGGTTGAAGAATATGATGTCCCATGGTTTTAAGAAAGGAATTGCGTTGAGAAAAGCGGAGGCTTCGGATATAGAAACAGCGGCGTATATCCATGCAACAGCCTGGCAGCAGTCCTATAGAGGGATTTTTGATGAGGTATACCTGTTGTCTCAATCTGTTGAGGTCAGAAAAAAAGAATTTTTAGGAAGAATGCATGAGGATGATTCTTTTGATTATCTGGTTTTCAAAGGGGAGACGCCAATCGGGATTCTGCTCCTATCGACAATCAGTGAAAGCTGTATTGAGATAGAAAGTCTTTATATGATAGAATCTTTTAGAAATTCAGGGGCAGGTACTGCGGCTGTGGATTTTGCAGTGAACAAGGCAAGGGAATTGGAAAAGCGTGAAATATCTCTATGGACTTTAGCCTGCAATAAAAAGGCAAGACAGTTTTATATGCGGAATGCTTTTAACGAAACAGATGAAAAAAGGACCATATACCGAGGGGGTTCCTTTAGTCAGATAAAATACAGCAGGACAATATATCCTCAAGCCGACGAAGAAAAAAATGGGAAAGGGAAATGGAAAGTCTATGAATAA
- the citX gene encoding citrate lyase holo-[acyl-carrier protein] synthase has translation MNHTDLCTGTAITLQQVLDAREQRAAVQNEMLKDLHSDHAALISFTLNIVGPVKVFPYTILAYEAGLEAIRECLMWLEADITDFREVRENTGYEAFFSIKKETGIADICKEHLTELEETHPVGRLFDIDVLRSDGTKVSRESLGYMGRTCLLCDKPAFLCGRSRRHTAQELVERETALIRDFFVERFSVHVGLLMQKALFYEVNTTLKPGLVDLVHNGAHTDMDRYTFRDSAYALTSYFIETTQRGMKFALEGRKEEDLPALFTSLRPLGMAAEVAMRQATGGVNTHKGMIFSGGILCCALGYDMVSRDGIGSFRLKYTNPAEAFPHLKGTVQRILPYLLEDYQTLPAGEAASHGERLYIQYGITGIRGEAHLGFPSLFHMGYPLFIRMLSQGYSLNEAGCIVLLHYIAYTEDSNLIIRSGYDTAARIRSELKNFLEKAPYSEQLAILPRLDDHFVQNHISPGGSADMLALTYFLYFISTLPCKWD, from the coding sequence ATGAACCATACAGACTTATGCACAGGCACTGCCATTACCCTGCAGCAGGTGTTAGATGCCAGGGAACAGCGGGCAGCGGTGCAAAACGAAATGTTAAAAGACCTGCACAGTGACCATGCCGCCCTTATCAGCTTTACACTGAATATTGTGGGACCGGTCAAAGTCTTTCCCTATACGATCCTGGCCTACGAGGCAGGCCTGGAAGCCATACGGGAATGTCTCATGTGGCTGGAAGCAGATATCACAGATTTCCGGGAAGTCCGGGAGAACACAGGTTATGAGGCTTTCTTTTCTATAAAAAAGGAAACGGGAATTGCGGATATCTGTAAAGAACATCTCACAGAACTGGAGGAAACACATCCTGTTGGCCGTCTGTTTGACATTGATGTGCTTCGGTCTGACGGCACTAAGGTGTCCAGGGAATCCCTGGGTTATATGGGACGCACCTGCCTTCTCTGTGATAAGCCGGCTTTTCTGTGCGGACGCTCCCGCAGGCACACAGCCCAGGAACTGGTGGAACGGGAAACAGCCCTCATCAGAGATTTTTTTGTGGAACGTTTTTCCGTCCATGTGGGACTGTTGATGCAGAAGGCACTTTTTTATGAAGTAAATACAACTTTGAAACCGGGACTTGTGGACCTTGTGCATAATGGCGCCCACACAGATATGGACCGGTATACCTTCCGGGACAGTGCCTATGCTCTTACTTCTTATTTTATTGAGACCACCCAGCGGGGTATGAAATTCGCCCTGGAAGGAAGAAAGGAGGAGGATCTGCCCGCTCTTTTTACATCTCTGCGCCCGCTGGGTATGGCTGCTGAGGTCGCTATGAGACAGGCAACAGGTGGGGTCAACACCCATAAGGGTATGATTTTTTCCGGGGGAATCCTCTGCTGCGCCCTTGGCTATGATATGGTTTCCAGAGACGGCATCGGCTCCTTCCGCCTGAAATACACAAATCCGGCAGAAGCATTTCCCCATTTAAAAGGTACTGTGCAGCGCATTCTGCCTTATCTTCTGGAGGACTATCAGACCCTTCCTGCCGGAGAAGCTGCAAGCCACGGAGAACGTCTGTATATACAGTATGGCATCACCGGAATCCGCGGGGAGGCACATCTTGGATTTCCCTCTCTCTTTCACATGGGGTATCCCCTTTTTATCCGCATGCTGTCTCAGGGGTACTCCTTAAATGAAGCAGGATGTATCGTGCTCCTGCACTATATAGCGTACACAGAGGACTCCAATCTCATCATCCGCTCCGGCTATGATACTGCAGCACGAATCCGGTCTGAACTAAAAAACTTTCTGGAAAAGGCTCCCTACAGCGAACAACTGGCTATACTTCCCAGACTGGATGACCATTTCGTACAGAATCATATAAGTCCGGGCGGAAGCGCGGATATGCTGGCACTCACTTATTTCTTATATTTTATAAGCACACTGCCCTGTAAATGGGATTAG
- a CDS encoding uroporphyrinogen decarboxylase family protein codes for MNLRENAMAIYNREQPDFYGDLMDAIVLVPDPVLMGDMCPQDGLEHKDSWGTVYIFKPGAPGPHPRVNKENAVIKDIEKWEEQLTVPDLEHLDWTLVKEEAAKVDRKEKFVGFMCAGGLFERSHHLMGMEEALVNYLEYPDEMAGLLRVIADYKMKYIKMVAEQIHPDIIFYHDDWGSKQNVFLPPRVWREIIKPLQKEIADTIHACGMIYMHHADCICQPIVTDMVEIGVDIWQGAIAQNDIVEIQRVTEGKLAMVGGIDGPKVDIENITEEEIRAEVRRAIDTYCPGGRFYPSIPNGICFREWNNSIVMDELHSYGRKYAQEHPVVK; via the coding sequence ATGAATCTGCGGGAAAATGCAATGGCAATTTATAACAGGGAGCAGCCGGATTTTTATGGTGATCTGATGGACGCCATCGTGCTTGTTCCGGATCCTGTGCTTATGGGGGACATGTGTCCTCAGGATGGGTTGGAGCATAAGGATTCCTGGGGAACAGTCTATATCTTTAAACCAGGCGCGCCCGGCCCCCATCCAAGGGTAAATAAGGAAAATGCAGTTATCAAAGATATTGAAAAGTGGGAAGAGCAGCTCACGGTGCCGGATTTGGAACATTTGGACTGGACTCTTGTGAAAGAGGAAGCGGCAAAAGTAGACAGAAAAGAAAAATTTGTGGGATTTATGTGTGCCGGCGGTCTGTTTGAGCGCTCCCATCATCTGATGGGGATGGAAGAGGCGCTGGTGAATTATCTGGAATATCCGGATGAAATGGCAGGGCTGCTCCGGGTGATCGCAGACTATAAAATGAAATATATCAAAATGGTTGCGGAGCAGATACATCCGGATATCATTTTTTATCACGATGACTGGGGTTCCAAACAAAACGTTTTTCTTCCGCCAAGGGTATGGCGGGAAATTATCAAGCCTCTGCAAAAAGAGATTGCGGATACCATTCATGCCTGTGGTATGATATATATGCATCATGCAGACTGTATCTGTCAGCCGATCGTAACGGATATGGTGGAAATCGGAGTGGATATCTGGCAGGGGGCAATCGCACAGAACGATATCGTGGAGATCCAGAGAGTGACAGAGGGAAAGCTTGCCATGGTTGGAGGTATTGACGGCCCGAAAGTGGATATTGAGAATATCACGGAGGAAGAAATCCGGGCAGAAGTCAGAAGAGCCATTGATACCTATTGTCCTGGAGGAAGATTTTATCCGTCCATACCAAACGGAATCTGTTTCCGGGAGTGGAATAACAGCATAGTTATGGACGAACTGCATTCCTATGGAAGAAAATATGCCCAGGAACATCCTGTTGTGAAATGA
- a CDS encoding DUF6179 domain-containing protein, giving the protein MEYQLEELLPITAWLADKYTSKESSSVTYDTAQMLMEAVIYCVKECGDISSNALMGKQAVKAEDAYKIGYDRVVEKVHKAKAIYDKLSRDFCDYGCSNYRATVPEGMPSFFIFYDARFRPQDHLLTLDYPTVNFSGEMCGIDIIYQYLCDIVLEKGFLECFPQQAVRQLLGRIQSRIGTAYMGNISEMVLVTAFGCMIADRRLSELSLCSQDMDAVKQYFSGDDLQRTEGKLKMLLRVLAEKSGRQEWIPYFDRLCHEYAVRIQNGMGYGTLETVFFG; this is encoded by the coding sequence ATGGAATATCAATTAGAGGAATTGCTTCCTATAACGGCATGGCTTGCAGATAAATATACCTCCAAGGAAAGCAGCTCTGTGACTTATGATACGGCACAGATGCTGATGGAAGCAGTGATCTATTGCGTGAAGGAGTGCGGCGATATTTCGTCTAATGCATTAATGGGAAAACAGGCAGTGAAAGCGGAAGACGCGTATAAGATCGGTTATGACAGGGTAGTGGAAAAGGTGCATAAGGCCAAAGCTATCTATGACAAACTGAGCAGAGATTTCTGTGATTATGGCTGCAGCAATTACAGGGCTACTGTCCCGGAAGGAATGCCCTCGTTTTTTATCTTTTACGATGCCAGATTCAGACCACAGGATCATTTGCTGACACTGGATTATCCGACTGTGAATTTCAGCGGAGAAATGTGCGGAATAGATATCATTTATCAATATTTATGTGATATAGTATTGGAGAAAGGATTTTTGGAATGTTTTCCCCAACAGGCTGTGAGGCAGCTGCTGGGGCGGATACAGAGCCGGATCGGCACTGCATACATGGGAAATATCAGCGAGATGGTGCTGGTGACAGCATTTGGATGTATGATCGCTGACAGGCGTCTTTCAGAGCTTTCGCTCTGCAGTCAGGATATGGACGCAGTGAAACAGTATTTTTCAGGTGATGATCTGCAGAGAACAGAAGGAAAACTGAAAATGCTGCTGCGTGTTCTGGCTGAAAAATCCGGCAGACAGGAATGGATTCCTTATTTTGACAGACTGTGTCATGAATATGCCGTCAGAATCCAAAACGGCATGGGGTATGGTACTTTGGAAACCGTATTTTTCGGATAG
- a CDS encoding TetR/AcrR family transcriptional regulator produces the protein MQTKKDEIRKTILEAAQKEFLIHGYEGASMRTIAKKANTTLGNIYHYYENKEAILEELMREPVEKVKKMIDDHMKLQDELFTMSEMQEFLDDLDNLMDYHEMQCLMDERLVILFDLRTTRFVKIRDDAIHKFKQHLAWHLGMDDDDSAYVDIIMNTFIACVRHVLSEHKGTEESKKEFVKVFKVLCAGVLSNGKEEK, from the coding sequence GTGCAGACGAAAAAAGACGAAATCAGGAAGACCATATTAGAGGCAGCACAGAAGGAATTTCTCATTCACGGGTATGAGGGGGCTTCTATGCGCACAATTGCAAAAAAAGCCAACACAACCCTGGGAAATATATATCACTATTATGAAAACAAAGAAGCCATTCTGGAAGAACTTATGCGGGAGCCTGTCGAAAAGGTGAAGAAAATGATAGACGACCATATGAAATTGCAGGATGAGCTGTTCACAATGTCAGAGATGCAGGAATTTCTGGATGATTTGGATAATCTGATGGATTATCATGAGATGCAGTGTCTCATGGACGAGAGGCTTGTGATATTATTTGACTTAAGGACAACACGCTTTGTGAAGATCAGGGATGATGCCATACATAAATTTAAACAGCATTTGGCATGGCATCTGGGGATGGATGACGATGATTCCGCTTATGTGGATATCATTATGAATACATTTATCGCCTGCGTGCGCCACGTATTATCAGAGCACAAAGGGACAGAGGAGTCTAAAAAAGAATTTGTCAAGGTATTTAAAGTATTGTGTGCTGGCGTTTTGAGTAACGGAAAAGAGGAAAAATGA
- a CDS encoding GNAT family N-acetyltransferase, with protein sequence MNKNANDLRIRMAEPDDAFTLLGIYEPYVENTCITFEYQVPSLEEFTKRIRETLKKYPYLAAEQNGEIVGYAYASPFKGRPAYDWAVETTVYLKENAKGKGIGRQLYTALEDILRKQNITNANACITYPNPESIGFHEKMGYRIVGHFSKCGYKDGQWRDVVWMEKFLQEHLEKPEAVIPVGRLQL encoded by the coding sequence ATGAATAAAAATGCAAATGATCTGCGCATCAGAATGGCAGAACCGGATGATGCTTTTACACTTCTTGGAATCTATGAACCGTATGTGGAAAATACCTGTATCACTTTTGAATACCAGGTGCCTTCTCTGGAGGAATTTACAAAAAGGATCAGGGAGACTTTGAAGAAATACCCATACCTGGCCGCAGAGCAGAACGGCGAAATCGTTGGCTATGCATACGCATCCCCTTTTAAAGGGAGGCCGGCTTATGACTGGGCTGTGGAGACAACGGTTTATCTGAAAGAAAATGCCAAGGGAAAAGGCATAGGCCGTCAGCTCTATACAGCATTGGAGGATATTTTGAGAAAACAGAATATAACGAATGCCAATGCATGTATCACATATCCCAATCCGGAGAGTATCGGATTTCATGAAAAAATGGGATACCGGATCGTGGGACATTTTTCAAAATGTGGCTATAAAGACGGGCAATGGCGTGATGTGGTATGGATGGAAAAATTTTTGCAGGAACATTTGGAGAAACCGGAGGCAGTGATTCCGGTGGGCAGGCTACAGTTATAG
- a CDS encoding DNA alkylation repair protein translates to MTSNEILSGLKALSSEKYKVNVVKLGIPEACSIGVSTGDVRKLAKTVGKDNALAHDLWNTGYHEARLLAVLIVDKKQFSLQEAEAFMHDVISWDLCDHLCKNLLIQLKGYEDLIEKWCDAEATYMKRAAFTLMASAAIHEKNLQMEALDHYLTLIRTYSDDEREHVKKSVSWALREIGKRDFDYQEKAVLLAHDLMENGNKAQKWIGKDALKELEKLVKAEGRSRLISSDSRMGKGEA, encoded by the coding sequence ATGACAAGCAATGAAATCCTGTCAGGATTAAAAGCGCTCAGCTCAGAAAAATACAAAGTCAATGTGGTGAAACTAGGCATTCCAGAGGCGTGCAGTATCGGCGTGTCTACAGGGGATGTGAGAAAACTTGCCAAGACAGTGGGCAAAGATAATGCCCTGGCTCATGATTTGTGGAATACAGGATATCACGAGGCCAGGCTGCTTGCCGTTTTAATCGTTGATAAAAAACAGTTTTCACTGCAGGAGGCAGAAGCATTTATGCACGATGTCATCTCCTGGGATCTGTGCGACCATCTCTGTAAGAATCTTCTTATCCAGCTGAAAGGATATGAGGATCTTATAGAAAAATGGTGTGACGCGGAGGCAACGTATATGAAACGAGCTGCGTTCACGCTTATGGCTTCTGCGGCTATTCACGAAAAGAATTTGCAAATGGAAGCACTGGACCATTATCTTACACTTATCCGTACATATTCCGATGACGAGAGGGAACATGTAAAGAAATCAGTATCATGGGCATTAAGAGAGATTGGAAAAAGAGATTTTGACTATCAGGAGAAGGCTGTACTGTTGGCGCACGACCTCATGGAAAATGGAAACAAAGCTCAGAAATGGATAGGGAAGGATGCCTTGAAGGAACTGGAAAAGCTGGTCAAGGCAGAAGGGCGCAGCCGCCTCATATCTTCGGATTCCCGGATGGGAAAGGGAGAAGCCTGA